One region of Gemmobacter fulvus genomic DNA includes:
- a CDS encoding conjugal transfer protein TraF translates to MAERRLALLLLAMLSLQAHPVHADGRGFGFCSDAYQKGWNYYCDPRKQKKPPVPSAPAPAAEAAPEAPSPSEPQYPATAAIDAARKDLDELKNRAILEPSPQNLEAYMFAQKAMVEQAGRFADVWQRVLFKTPALDANRDYPLSQVGGQVYQDQQRVAWERSLQLASANLGFMVVVTDEKSCGLCASQLEIIKTMETSYGIVPLVISKDGSWHPLYPKASIDTGQLKKLGLDGHPTPFIALVEPNSGTVEPLGSGLLTEDVILERVFVVTQVPVGDRYKGSTP, encoded by the coding sequence ATGGCTGAACGTCGTCTTGCTCTGCTTCTGCTGGCCATGCTCAGCCTGCAGGCCCATCCGGTACACGCGGACGGGCGCGGTTTTGGCTTTTGCTCGGATGCCTATCAAAAGGGCTGGAACTACTATTGCGATCCCCGCAAGCAAAAGAAGCCACCTGTCCCGTCCGCCCCCGCGCCTGCAGCAGAGGCCGCGCCCGAGGCACCATCCCCCTCGGAACCGCAATACCCGGCCACAGCCGCCATTGATGCGGCCCGCAAGGATCTCGACGAGCTGAAGAACCGGGCCATTCTTGAGCCGAGCCCGCAGAACCTCGAGGCTTATATGTTTGCGCAGAAGGCGATGGTCGAACAGGCCGGTCGCTTTGCCGATGTCTGGCAGCGGGTGCTGTTCAAGACACCGGCGCTGGATGCCAATCGTGACTATCCGCTGAGCCAGGTCGGGGGGCAGGTGTATCAGGACCAGCAGCGCGTGGCCTGGGAACGTTCGCTGCAACTGGCCTCCGCCAATCTCGGCTTCATGGTGGTCGTCACGGACGAAAAGTCCTGTGGTCTTTGTGCCAGCCAGCTCGAGATCATCAAGACCATGGAGACCAGCTACGGCATCGTGCCGCTGGTCATCTCCAAAGACGGCTCCTGGCACCCTCTTTATCCAAAAGCCAGCATCGATACCGGCCAGTTGAAAAAGCTGGGCCTCGATGGGCATCCCACCCCGTTCATCGCGCTTGTTGAACCCAATTCCGGCACCGTCGAACCCCTCGGAAGTGGGCTTTTGACTGAGGATGTCATCCTCGAGCGTGTCTTTGTCGTAACCCAGGTCCCTGTCGGTGACCGCTACAAAGGGAGCACCCCCTGA
- a CDS encoding BrnT family toxin, whose amino-acid sequence MFIAIACILPYLRHMKMEWDEAKRLRTLAERGLDFADVADADWAEALTVEDARGDYGERRFVSLVPVLGRLCVVAWCIRGGALRVISLRKANARERKRYGEDQQTLD is encoded by the coding sequence ATGTTTATTGCTATTGCCTGTATTCTCCCTTATCTTCGGCACATGAAGATGGAATGGGATGAGGCCAAACGACTGCGGACTCTCGCAGAGCGCGGCCTGGATTTCGCCGATGTGGCAGATGCTGACTGGGCCGAAGCCCTTACAGTCGAAGACGCGCGGGGCGACTACGGCGAGCGTCGGTTTGTAAGCCTTGTACCTGTTCTGGGACGGCTTTGCGTCGTGGCCTGGTGTATCCGGGGTGGCGCTCTGCGTGTGATCAGTCTGCGCAAGGCCAATGCACGTGAAAGGAAGCGATATGGCGAAGATCAGCAAACCCTTGATTGA
- a CDS encoding conjugal transfer protein TraH, with protein sequence MSDVQTSAKTESVADQAKGDRPPRTRGKGPNAGGGYSSVPKQAMAILSRTAFAVVIALTTVAPASADIGSDLKNFWDRAGGGVNYTRPTAYQGQMGGYVTLGSLYVRTQPRSSGLLNIQLPSIRSGCGGIDIFGGAFSFISKEELIQLGKAIMQNASSYAFELALESLSPAVHEQMVKLRDLVQKVNAMNINSCEAGQLLTGSLWAEVDGSTQHVCKTIGTMSGKFADALSSRYGCGYQGKTTSTLAGASGAMKDQVPVDVNYAWRAIKKNALLAGDARLAELFMTMSGTIITRAAANDNEGPRHQVITPMAFTGPMVQAFVEGGTIRILRCDETEKCLNPTMRDITIARSDAFFARVKTIVQGIANALRDDTKLSNDAVGLIGMTSVPVYDTLKTAVAYKHRFSDDEVALMSELVAIDFAMTYTQDAMQEMAKSASNTDAFGDQIEKFQSTIGRTLDAFSVYRQDAQQKYQQAIASLEKLAMSKAVLASAGASKFAGQMGVSK encoded by the coding sequence ATGTCTGACGTTCAGACCTCAGCAAAAACAGAAAGCGTTGCAGATCAAGCCAAAGGCGACAGACCGCCCAGAACCCGAGGAAAAGGGCCAAATGCGGGAGGGGGATACTCTTCAGTACCAAAACAGGCGATGGCCATTCTCTCGAGGACTGCTTTTGCAGTGGTGATCGCGCTGACTACGGTCGCCCCGGCTTCTGCCGATATCGGCTCCGATCTCAAGAACTTCTGGGACAGGGCAGGGGGCGGCGTGAACTACACCCGCCCAACGGCCTATCAGGGTCAGATGGGCGGCTATGTCACTCTGGGCTCGCTCTATGTGCGCACCCAGCCACGCAGCAGTGGCTTGCTCAACATCCAGCTGCCCTCGATCCGTTCAGGCTGTGGCGGGATCGACATTTTTGGCGGGGCGTTCAGCTTCATCTCGAAGGAAGAGCTGATCCAGCTTGGCAAGGCAATCATGCAGAATGCCTCTTCCTATGCCTTCGAGCTCGCGCTCGAAAGTCTTTCTCCCGCCGTGCATGAGCAAATGGTGAAGCTGCGTGACCTGGTTCAGAAGGTCAATGCCATGAACATCAACAGCTGCGAGGCGGGCCAGTTGTTGACGGGATCCCTTTGGGCCGAGGTTGACGGCAGCACTCAGCATGTCTGCAAAACCATTGGCACGATGAGCGGAAAATTCGCCGACGCGCTGTCGTCCCGCTATGGCTGCGGCTATCAGGGCAAGACCACATCAACGCTTGCCGGGGCGTCCGGAGCCATGAAGGATCAGGTTCCGGTAGACGTGAACTATGCCTGGAGAGCGATCAAGAAGAACGCCCTTCTGGCAGGGGATGCACGTCTGGCCGAACTCTTCATGACCATGTCGGGCACGATCATCACCCGGGCCGCGGCCAATGACAATGAAGGGCCGCGCCATCAGGTTATCACCCCCATGGCCTTCACCGGGCCCATGGTGCAGGCCTTTGTCGAGGGTGGCACCATCCGGATCCTGCGCTGCGATGAGACGGAGAAATGTCTCAATCCGACGATGCGCGACATTACCATTGCGCGGAGCGATGCGTTTTTTGCCCGGGTAAAGACCATCGTACAGGGCATCGCCAATGCGCTGCGCGATGACACAAAGCTGTCGAATGACGCGGTGGGGCTGATCGGCATGACCTCGGTGCCGGTCTATGACACGCTCAAGACCGCCGTGGCCTACAAACATCGGTTCTCCGACGATGAGGTGGCGCTCATGTCCGAGTTGGTCGCGATCGACTTCGCGATGACCTACACGCAGGACGCCATGCAGGAGATGGCGAAATCCGCCTCCAATACCGATGCCTTCGGCGATCAGATCGAGAAGTTCCAGTCCACCATAGGCCGCACCCTCGATGCTTTTTCGGTCTACCGGCAGGATGCCCAGCAAAAGTATCAGCAGGCCATCGCCTCACTGGA
- the traN gene encoding conjugal transfer protein TraN codes for MILPGFAPAQTAMEKAAGQGRAMAEDLLVQPGSSLLTGDKIGEVVTPYRTDTPSEAGISSAAIEDEAARRAAGSSVEGRANQAVVQSSSLNPRREMTASDPSITRADQLEGEANATAGSLFSVTGSDNPVCTLQGIGNAGKVERNCERVVSIDEYMCRKVLNVTVERDTTYQCDITRNTYGTELSNACSTLASQSACTETSSSCLNLVDGNCLSARKTYVCTNVSGAQGGAVEIRTSSPRIRGKTEETCDPGMAGGSCARSDEVCTAGPSTRVINGVPVTRDCWAWEQPVACEAEGLNSDCAVLANDPSCTRIKEECILTTEDGSCLQYEDRYRCEGTPGQAGGSGSCKKMTVCAGGYCEEVTPEPANTDFGQSSAWLGVLDEMAKDAEKNLETQDLRVFDGMGQGCRVGALGVLNCCKDSGWGNGIIGQCTEEEFALMDRMDAESVHYIGTYCSKRLFVCVQKKRVYCAFNSKLARVFVEQFRNISGKTWGTPKTQYTPIFGDCPECDHGTKKIIGWEPVEGTGPQCQGITIEEMEEVDMEDIDLSEAFADFVEGANIPAMSTIRNVLTSRLGGN; via the coding sequence ATGATCCTGCCCGGATTTGCACCGGCTCAGACGGCCATGGAAAAGGCGGCCGGGCAGGGACGTGCGATGGCCGAAGACCTGCTGGTACAACCGGGCAGTTCCCTTCTGACCGGCGACAAGATCGGCGAAGTCGTGACACCTTACCGCACCGATACGCCTTCCGAGGCAGGGATCTCCAGTGCGGCCATTGAAGATGAGGCTGCGAGGCGTGCGGCAGGCAGTTCGGTCGAGGGGCGTGCCAATCAGGCCGTTGTGCAATCCAGCAGTCTCAACCCACGGAGGGAGATGACGGCGTCAGACCCGTCCATCACCCGTGCGGATCAGCTGGAGGGTGAAGCCAATGCCACGGCTGGCTCTCTTTTTTCTGTCACAGGCTCCGACAACCCGGTCTGCACTTTGCAAGGCATTGGCAACGCCGGGAAAGTCGAGCGCAATTGCGAGCGGGTCGTCTCTATCGACGAATACATGTGCCGCAAGGTACTGAATGTAACGGTAGAGCGCGACACGACCTATCAATGCGACATTACACGCAATACCTACGGTACCGAGCTGTCAAATGCGTGTTCAACCCTCGCAAGCCAGAGTGCCTGCACGGAAACCAGCTCAAGCTGCCTCAATCTCGTTGACGGGAACTGCCTTTCTGCCCGCAAGACCTATGTCTGCACCAATGTCAGCGGGGCGCAGGGTGGCGCTGTCGAGATCAGAACCTCGTCTCCGCGCATCCGGGGCAAAACCGAGGAAACCTGTGATCCCGGCATGGCGGGAGGAAGCTGTGCGCGCAGCGATGAGGTCTGTACAGCCGGGCCTTCGACCCGCGTGATAAATGGTGTGCCGGTGACGCGTGACTGCTGGGCATGGGAGCAACCGGTCGCATGCGAGGCGGAAGGATTGAACAGCGATTGTGCTGTCCTCGCAAATGATCCGTCCTGCACCCGGATCAAGGAAGAATGCATCCTGACCACGGAAGACGGATCCTGCCTGCAATATGAGGATCGTTATCGTTGCGAGGGCACGCCGGGGCAGGCGGGCGGTAGCGGATCGTGCAAGAAGATGACGGTCTGTGCGGGCGGATATTGCGAAGAGGTGACACCGGAACCTGCCAATACGGATTTCGGGCAAAGTTCCGCATGGCTCGGGGTCCTCGACGAGATGGCCAAGGATGCCGAAAAGAACCTCGAAACCCAGGATCTGCGGGTTTTCGACGGTATGGGGCAGGGTTGCCGCGTCGGGGCTCTTGGGGTGCTGAACTGCTGCAAGGACAGTGGCTGGGGCAATGGCATCATCGGCCAGTGCACCGAGGAGGAATTTGCCCTGATGGACCGCATGGACGCGGAATCCGTCCATTACATCGGCACCTATTGCTCAAAACGTCTGTTTGTCTGCGTGCAGAAGAAGCGCGTCTACTGCGCCTTCAACTCCAAACTCGCGCGTGTCTTCGTTGAACAATTCCGCAACATCAGCGGCAAGACCTGGGGCACACCGAAAACGCAATACACGCCGATCTTTGGCGACTGCCCGGAATGCGATCATGGGACAAAGAAAATCATTGGCTGGGAGCCAGTGGAGGGCACAGGCCCGCAATGCCAGGGCATCACCATCGAAGAAATGGAAGAGGTGGATATGGAGGATATCGATCTCTCCGAGGCTTTTGCGGACTTTGTGGAGGGTGCGAACATCCCGGCCATGAGCACGATCCGCAATGTCCTGACCTCGCGTCTCGGCGGCAACTGA
- a CDS encoding TlpA family protein disulfide reductase has product MVRRDFLALSSASALCLGLAGPTAAQDHPRIALIFVGASWCPVCHAAARVLAPAAERSGLEILVASQDGKPVPPWRNFVDARAHPIAAEVKALPTLLFVDLVEGRIIARLEGFGEPRQYLGNIRRTLASIVEAGHG; this is encoded by the coding sequence ATGGTTCGCAGAGATTTTCTTGCCTTAAGTTCGGCATCCGCGCTCTGTCTGGGGCTCGCCGGGCCAACAGCCGCGCAGGATCATCCGCGCATTGCCCTGATCTTTGTCGGTGCGAGCTGGTGCCCTGTTTGTCATGCGGCTGCCCGTGTGCTTGCACCGGCGGCAGAACGGTCCGGGCTGGAAATTCTGGTCGCATCGCAGGATGGCAAACCTGTCCCGCCATGGCGAAACTTTGTCGATGCCCGCGCCCATCCCATCGCGGCCGAGGTCAAGGCTTTGCCGACATTGCTGTTTGTCGATCTTGTTGAAGGCCGGATCATTGCCCGGCTCGAAGGGTTCGGGGAACCGCGACAATATCTCGGCAATATCCGCCGGACCCTCGCAAGCATCGTCGAGGCGGGCCATGGCTGA